Proteins encoded together in one Musa acuminata AAA Group cultivar baxijiao chromosome BXJ3-6, Cavendish_Baxijiao_AAA, whole genome shotgun sequence window:
- the LOC103987047 gene encoding alkaline ceramidase TOD1 — translation MPTEGFVCDVRKVVDPMGRVYLTTPLLFQSKILCLSLLYLLTTLPLALYVAFSQTGCLFRTPPPLPKPRLFAYPPSYGEHKYALPTTRSACSSPVPFSEYGTVLQEIRDLCRNSSATAASPRSPVLRYFQGKGDSFAGNFSAKKRMSFFNHTNGDRVEVPCGFLREFPIRESDRSAMEKCDGVVVASAIFGDHDKIRQPKGLGAQTLETVCFFMFVDDATLRGLAAHNILTNINGEVDMIGAWRIVSVSVSELPYDNAAMNGVIPKHLVHRLFPNSMFSVWLDAKLQLTVDPLLLIHSLVVSKDADMAISKHPSNVHTMEEAMATARWKKWADVKSLRVQMETYCEMGLQPWSPRKHPYTTDVPDTALIIRRHGLKSNLFSCLLFNELEAFNPRDQLAFAYVRDFMIPKIDINMFESEVFEHIAMEYRHNLKRHDAGAPASTIKKASSRDIKGSSCEAYLLKMWGESND, via the exons ATGCCAACCGAAGGCTTCGTGTGTGATGTGAGAAAGGTTGTTGACCCCATGGGACGTGTGTATCTGACAACACCTCTCCTATTCCAATCCAAAATCCTCTGCCTCTCCCTGCTCTACCTCCTCACCACCCTTCCCCTCGCCCTCTACGTCGCCTTCTCCCAGACCGGCTGCCTCTTCCGCACCCCTCCGCCCCTTCCCAAGCCGCGCCTCTTTGCCTACCCGCCCTCCTACGGGGAGCACAAGTACGCCCTCCCCACCACCCGCTCCGCGTGCTCCTCCCCTGTTCCCTTCTCCG AGTATGGGACGGTGCTGCAGGAGATTCGCGATCTCTGCCGGAACTCTTCCGCCACTGCCGCCTCACCTCGTTCCCCTGTTCTGCGGTATTTTCAGGGTAAAGGCGACAGCTTTGCGGGAAATTTCTCCGCAAAGAAGAGGATGTCTTTCTTCAACCATACCAACGGCGATCGGGTGGAGGTCCCGTGTGGATTCCTTCGGGAATTCCCCATCAGAGAATCTG ACAGGTCGGCGATGGAGAAATGCGACGGCGTGGTCGTAGCATCGGCGATCTTCGGCGACCACGACAAGATCCGCCAGCCCAAAGGCTTAGGAGCTCAAACATTGGAAACTGTTTGCTTCTTCATGTTCGTTGATGATGCAACTCTCCGAGGTCTCGCGGCCCACAACATCCTCACCAACATCAACGGGGAAGTGGACATGATAGGAGCATGGAGAATCGTGAGTGTCTCGGTCAGCGAATTGCCCTATGACAACGCTGCCATGAACGGGGTGATTCCCAAGCATTTAGTGCACAGGCTCTTCCCCAACTCCATGTTCAGCGTGTGGTTGGACGCGAAGCTGCAGCTCACGGTGGATCCTTTGCTGCTGATTCATTCTCTTGTTGTCTCAAAGGACGCAGACATGGCGATTTCGAAGCACCCGTCTAACGTCCACACCATGGAGGAGGCGATGGCGACTGCGAGGTGGAAGAAATGGGCAGACGTCAAGTCTTTGAGGGTGCAAATGGAGACCTACTGCGAGATGGGGCTGCAGCCATGGTCGCCTAGAAAGCATCCCTACACGACAG ATGTTCCGGATACTGCACTCATAATAAGGAGGCATGGACTTAAgagcaacctcttctcctgcctaCTGTTCAACGAGCTGGAGGCCTTCAACCCCAGGGATCAGCTGGCGTTCGCCTACGTGAGAGACTTCATGATCCCCAAGATCGACATCAACATGTTCGAATCGGAGGTGTTCGAGCACATAGCCATGGAGTACAGGCACAACCTCAAGCGCCACGACGCCGGTGCGCCGGCGTCGACGATCAAGAAAGCCTCCTCGCGAGACATAAAGGGTAGCAGTTGCGAGGCCTACCTGTTAAAGATGTGGGGAGAATCCAACGACTAA